The genomic stretch GGCAGCTTTCTTTAACGTCAAAATAACAACGTTATATGTTTTGAAGAAACCAAGGTAACGCAGAACACCGAACCAAACAAGTAAATTACCTGTCCCTAGAAATATACTGCATACATCCCAATTATCTCTGCTGAATTGTTTTCGTTCGATCTGTTCTTTcacagccgagccaatgatgATTAACAGATCGTTTACAATAATCATTACGTACCATAGATTTAAAAATTCTATTCTTCCTTCGAGACTCAATACTTTGCCATATGTTTTCTTAAAGAAACTCATGGTTTCGAATTTCAGTAGTTGAGCTCTATATATAGATCTTGAACACAAAACAAGAGACGTAGTACAAATTAGAATAACTAACAAATTGAGTAATGTCCTTAAAGCTGCCTCGATACGACTGTGGGTGATATAACGCGTGTCACCTTTGCATTCCAATCTTCTTGGTACTGTGTCTAGCGAGAGCAACATTTGCCCATCGAAATCACGATtatcaaaaataatttgaatattaaATTCATAACAATCTGGTGGTGTCATTGGTCCAGCAGCTTTTAAGTTAACTGTTTTTAAGGCAAATTTTAAATGTGCGCTGACAAGGGCTGAAAAATTTACTTTGATATTTTGTTCAGATAAAAAGTGCTTTGACGTATTGAATTCTTTGTAAAATTGATGAGTTACATTAATGCATGTTTCTATAATCTCTTTGTCGAACACATAACTTTCGTTGAAACCAAATATGATAACTTCTTTGTAATGATATAAACATAGGACAGCTGGGACTACCGAGTTATCTTCTGCAGTGTACGAATATGATCCAATTGCATTACTAAGATTGTAATAACCATTCAAAGCAAAATCGATTGTACTATAGAAGTCTTCTTGTTTGTAGATTGCAAATGGACCTGTAGCTGGTGGATAAGCTGGTACCTGGAAACAAGAGtgatcaaattaaaattttaataaaactgcaaattttatgcactggctatattataataatatattacctCTTGCATAGCGTCCCATCCTTGGAGGAATAAATGAGAGAATGCTAATCGATTATCCCAAGCATAGTTTACATGCATGTAATTGCTATGAGCAAATAGACACAGCTGTGTGGTAACCAACACAATTTTAACCACTTGAACAATAAATTTATATGGAAAACGACGCTTTGCCTGCCACTTCTCAATAGGATTCATAAAGAAGAACTTCAATTTTCTACGCATCTTTTCTTCTGCGAACGTAGTCATGTTAGTAATTGGTGACGATTGAGAGTGACTATAACAGGAGAAAAATTTTCAtagaaattaaaaaaccaaacttAATTTTCAGCTCTGTACAAATTTACATAGCACgaacttccttagtaagcaataAATAATTTTCTGGAGGAACTAGTACTAGGACCGCATCTATGTAGTTAAATAACGTATCTTCAACGATATGATATCAAGTGCAATAGCCCATAGAAAACAGATGACATGAACCAAATGACAAAGAAAAATCAGTGATACAAAAGTCGCATTACCGCCCATTACTGATTAAACGATTACACAGAGCTAAATGGGAGAAGACCGTAACAATGATTTCATCGCATTCTCCGATTACGAATAGACGTAAATATACTCGGCTTAATAAAACGACGAACCTTGGACTAGCATTATTGCCGTCGAGCAGTCCATTTTCACCTCCAAATTCATCCTCGTCCGGTCCATTACTCCACGAATGGTTCCTGAGAATGTTTCCTCTGGGCTCTTCTTGCAAATTTCGTTTGCGCGGCTCTGTCATTTCGTACGCGTCGCGTTTTGGAACGACACTTGAATGGACCCAAATTGTTACTAGAAAAATGATCTATCCCGCGGAATTGTCGTCCCAGTTTCCGACGGACGATGAAAGGCTGAGTTGTTCACATGCGTTGATCTGCGGGGAAACACCACAAAGATTACTCATTTACATCGGGTTCTGTCCCGTGATCGAGCTTCTTTGATAATGATTGGAACGTACTGGATTGCAATACACAATGAAGAAAGATCGCAACAATTTCACGTTGTTAACAGCAGCCATCGCAGGCCACACAATTCACGAACCAAGTTCGACTGACTGGCGCGCCGGCGCGCTGCTTCGGTCATTCGTGAAACCAGCTGATCACACGGAAGGGATAGCGGCGGGGGTGACGCCATATGCTTCCACAAATACACGCGTACGCACGTATGTAtaagtatgtatgtatgcatgtatgaATGTACACCGTGATACACGGTTTTATCGCATACTAATTGAGATTTACGTTCGCGATCATCAAGGCTTTTATACATATAAACATAAATCATTCACTTTTAGATGTGGCattcgattttattttaaagaatacCGAAAGATTAGATTTAACACTTTGACCTCTCGTACAGCGGCGTGCCGCGTCTACCGGgtgaacattataattctgaactacgatcgcGACGCAGAGTCTATGTCTGATCGTTCGTAATTATAATGTTCACACGGTAGGTGCGCCACGCCGCTGTACGGGACTCCCGGCCCATGCGTTATCTACTCCCACTTCTACGATGACTTATTTCTCTGAGACCCTTGGTGGTACCGCCGCGCCGGATGCGCCGCGCAGTGCAATATtagtataaaatagtaaaaatcaaatactttcaTTGCTATTCGTGAATATATATACGATGTAATGAACTATTTGTATGCGCATGGAAATTGTCGAATTGAATGGTATATCTCGAAAACTCGATATCGCTCAAAGGGCGAAGTTTCGAAGCAACAGGGCTAAAAGCGGAACCATCAATTACCGGAGTCTATGAAACCAAAGGGCAGTTGCGTGGCAAGATGGGAAGTTCACGTAACAGTGGATGGGTAATCGGATCAGCGGACGCGAACTCTTTCCTCGCCGGCGGAGTTCGTTCGATCAGAATGTTGTCAAGGAGTAGAGTGAATTCGATGGGGAGTCCAGCGGAGCGTGGGCTCAAAGGGATCAGCGGATGGAATTTAACAGTAATCAATTAAAGTGGGATTCTTTGGGACATACATAGTGACGGTAACACGCGGACTGGTCTTCGCGAGCGGTGATCGAATGACGAG from Megalopta genalis isolate 19385.01 chromosome 16, iyMegGena1_principal, whole genome shotgun sequence encodes the following:
- the LOC117224045 gene encoding mucolipin-3, which gives rise to MTEPRKRNLQEEPRGNILRNHSWSNGPDEDEFGGENGLLDGNNASPSHSQSSPITNMTTFAEEKMRRKLKFFFMNPIEKWQAKRRFPYKFIVQVVKIVLVTTQLCLFAHSNYMHVNYAWDNRLAFSHLFLQGWDAMQEVPAYPPATGPFAIYKQEDFYSTIDFALNGYYNLSNAIGSYSYTAEDNSVVPAVLCLYHYKEVIIFGFNESYVFDKEIIETCINVTHQFYKEFNTSKHFLSEQNIKVNFSALVSAHLKFALKTVNLKAAGPMTPPDCYEFNIQIIFDNRDFDGQMLLSLDTVPRRLECKGDTRYITHSRIEAALRTLLNLLVILICTTSLVLCSRSIYRAQLLKFETMSFFKKTYGKVLSLEGRIEFLNLWYVMIIVNDLLIIIGSAVKEQIERKQFSRDNWDVCSIFLGTGNLLVWFGVLRYLGFFKTYNVVILTLKKAAPKVARFLLCAILIYAGFTFAGWLILGPYHMKFRSLATTSECLFALINGDDMFATFTITSFKSPMLWWYSRIYLYTFISLYIYVVLSLFISVIMDAYDTIKVYYRDGFPKNDLHTFIAACTDEASSGLYRDDTERNDLTELLDRFCCCRKRPFYGSFSGSNSEFPTKPEQTCGGAICI